The Anas platyrhynchos isolate ZD024472 breed Pekin duck chromosome 3, IASCAAS_PekinDuck_T2T, whole genome shotgun sequence genome includes a window with the following:
- the IYD gene encoding iodotyrosine deiodinase 1 isoform X1: MALFSSLTPVFIAIICVLIGVILKKTNGEKEKHETKSKPVSRPWVDEDLKDGTDHPVEEEEVDEEWQGLDENVAHVPFFAERYSEAEMIKRSQAFYELLNKRRSVRFLSDEPVPREVIDNVIRTAGTSPSGAHTEPWTFVVVQDPDVKHKIREIVEEEEEINYKKRMGDKWVNDLKRLRTNWIKEYLDTAPYLILIFKQVYGRLPNGKKKTHYYNEISVSIACGILLAALQNAGLYTVTTTPLNCGPHLRALLRRPANEKLLLLLPVGYPKRDATVPVLTRKPLEDIMVVV, from the exons ATGGCACTCTTTTCTTCCCTAACCCCAGTCTTTATAGCCATTATATGTGTTTTGATTGGGGTAATACTGAAGAAGACTaatggagagaaggaaaaacatgagACTAAAAGCAAGCCTGTATCTCGCCCATGGGTAGATGAAGATTTAAAAGATGGCACTGACCACCCGGTAGAGGAAGAAG AGGTTGATGAAGAGTGGCAAGGACTTGATGAAAATGTTGCCCATGTCCCCTTCTTTGCGGAGCGCTACTCTGAGGCTGAAATGATTAAAAGGTCACAGGCCTTCTATGAACTTCTCAACAAGAGGAGGTCTGTCAGGTTTCTCAGTGATGAGCCGGTCCCCAGGGAGGTTATCGATAATGTCATCAGAACAGCAG GTACTTCACCCAGTGGAGCGCACACCGAGCCCTGGACCTTTGTGGTGGTGCAGGATCCAGATGTAAAACATAAGATTCGGGAgatagtagaagaagaagaagaaataaactaCAAAAAAAGGATGGGAGACAAATGGGTTAATGACCTGAAGAGACTAAG aacaAATTGGATCAAAGAGTACTTGGACACTGCTCCCTATCTGATCCTCATTTTCAAGCAGGTATATGGGAGGCTTCCAAATGGCAAAAAGAAGACCCACTACTACAATGAAATCAGTGTTTCTATTGCCTGTGGCATCTTGCTTGCTGCTTTGCAG AACGCAGGCCTCTACACCGTGACCACCACTCCCCTCAACTGCGGCCCTCACCTCCGGGCGCTGCTGCGGCGCCCAGCGAATGAGAAGCTGCTCTTGCTGCTCCCTGTGGGCTATCCGAAGAGAGATGCCACTGTGCCTGTGCTGACCCGAAAGCCCCTGGAAGACATCATGGTGGTCGTGTGA